In a genomic window of Sardina pilchardus chromosome 20, fSarPil1.1, whole genome shotgun sequence:
- the rtn1a gene encoding reticulon-1a → MGSTVMELLYWRDPRKTGVVFASVLLLLVALSRFSALSVLAHVALAVLAVTISFRAYKSLLQAVQKTDAGHPFKAYLDLEVALTPDQMSSYIEKMQLYLNSTLVELRRLFLVQDLLDSIKFAVLMWLLTHLGAVFNGLTLLILAVVAMFILPIVYEKNQTQIDRVLGVVKNNVQMILALIKSKVPGAKTKNE, encoded by the exons ATGGGCTCCACAG tGATGGAGTTGCTGTATTGGAGGGACCCGCGGAAGACGGGCGTGGTGTTTGCGAgcgtcctgctgctgctggtggcccTGAGCCGCTTCAGCGCGCTGAGTGTGCTGGCCCACGTGGCGCTGGCCGTCCTGGCGGTCACCATCAGCTTCAGGGCCTACAAGTCCCTCCTGCAGGCCGTCCAGAAGACGGACGCCGGACACCCCTTCAA GGCGTACCTGGATTTGGAGGTTgctctgactccagatcagatgAGCTCATATATTGAAAAGATGCAGCTCTACCTGAACAGCACTCTTGTGGAACTGCGTAGACTATTCCTGGTGCAAGACCTGCTGGACTCCATAAAG tttGCGGTGCTGATGTGGTTGCTGACACACCTTGGAGCTGTGTTCAATGGTCTGACTCTCCTGATTCTTG CTGTGGTGGCCATGTTTATCCTGCCCATCGTTTATGAGAAAAACCAG ACTCAGATTGACCGTGTCTTGGGAGTGGTGAAGAATAATGTACAAATGATCTTGGCATT GATCAAATCGAAAGTTCCTGGAGCCAAGACGAAGAACGAGTGA